In a genomic window of Caloenas nicobarica isolate bCalNic1 chromosome 29, bCalNic1.hap1, whole genome shotgun sequence:
- the LOC135999686 gene encoding olfactory receptor 14J1-like translates to MSNSSSVTQFLLLPFADTRELQLLHFWLFLGIYLAALLGNGLIITTIACDQHLHTPMYFFLLSLSLLDLGYISTTLPKSMANSLWNTRAISFLGCAAQVFMFLFFISAEYSLLTIMSYNRYIAICKPLHYGTLLGSRACVHMAAAAWATGFLNALLHTANTFSLPLCKGNAVGQFFCEIPQILKLSCSHSYLREVRLFVITVLVAFGCFVFIVVSYVQIFRAVLRIPSEQGRHKAFSTCLPHLAVVSLFVSTAMFAYLKPPSISSPFVDLVMAVLYSVVPPAVNPLIYSMRNQELKDALWKLMTRFLLKV, encoded by the coding sequence atgtccaacagcagctccgtcacccagttcctcctcctgccattcgcagacacacgggagctgcagctcttgcacttctggctcttcctgggcatctacctggctgccctcctgggcaacggcctcatcatcaccaccatagcctgtgaccagcacctccacacccccatgtacttcttcctcctcagcctctccctcctcgacctgggctacatctccaccactctccccaaatccatggccaactccctctggaacaccagggccatctcctttttgggatgtgctgcacaagtctttatgtttctctttttcatttcagcagagtattctctgctcaccatcatgtcctataaccgctacattgccatctgcaaacccctgcactacgggaccctcctgggcagcagagcttgtgtccacatggcagcagctgcctgggccactgggtttctcaatgctctgctgcacacggccaatacattttcactgccactgtgcaagggcaatgctgtgggtcagttcttctgtgaaatcccacagatcctcaagctctcctgctcacactcctacctcagaGAAGTCAGGCTTTTTGTCATTACTGTATTAGTAGcatttggctgttttgttttcattgtggtgtcctatgtgcagatcttcagggctgtgctgaggatcccctctgagcagggacggcacaaagccttttccacatgcctccctcacctggccgtggtctccctgtttgtcagcactgccatgtttgcctacctgaaacccccctccatctcttccccatttGTGGACCTGGTGATGGccgttctgtactcagtggtgcctccagcagtgaaccccctcatctacagcatgaggaaccaggagctcaaggatgccctgtggaaattGATGACTAGATTTCTTCTGAAGGTATAA